The Microterricola viridarii nucleotide sequence GTGCACGAGGAACTCAGCGATTCGCTGCGGGGATAACGTTTTGGGCGCACATAAGAAGGCGCGATATGTGCAGTTTCGCGCAATTTACGTGCGAATGAGCCCGGGCCAGCGGAGTTTTGTTGCGTATCGGCGCGAATGCCAGCACCGATCGCGATGCGCCCTCGGCGCTGGATTCGTGCCGCCCGCTATGCGGACGCCGGACCGGTCGCCACCGGCAGCTCGGCGCGGTTCGCCCATGCCGACCACGAGCCGGGGAACAGTGCGGGCGCGAATCCGGCAAGGGTGAGCGCCAGTGCGTCATGGGCGGCGGTGATGCCGGAGCCGCAGTACACGCCGACGGGCGCGGCGTCCGTCACCCCGAGCGCCTCGTAGCGCTCGCGCAGCGCCGCGGCCTCGAGGAATCTGCCCTCAGCGTCGAGGTTGCCGGCGGTCGGCGCGCTCAGCGCACCCGGGATGTGCCCGGCGCGGGGGTCGATGGGCTCGACGTCGCCGCGGTAGCGCTCGGCGGCGCGGGCGTCCAACAGCACGCCGGAATCCGGCAGCGCCCCCGCCTGCTCGGTCGTGAGCACGGGCAGGCCGCCGGGCACCACGGTGAGGGTGCCCGGCGCCGGCGCAGTCGTGGCGTCCGCGGACGTCGCGAGCGGCCGGCCGGCGGCCAGCCAGGCGGGCAGGGCGCCGTCGAGCACGCGCACGTCGGCGACGCCGGCGTAGCGCAGCAGCCACCAGGCGCGCACGGCGGCGTGGCTGCGCCAATCGTCGTAGACGACGACGGTGTCGCCGTCGTTCAGCCCCCAGCCGCGCGCCGCGGCCTGGAAGTCGGCCATGTCCGGCAGCGGGTGCCGCCCGTCGCGGGGCTCGCCGTGGCCGGCCAGCTCGGTGTCGAGGTCGACGTAGACGGCTCCGGGGATGTGGCCAGCGTCGAACAGCGGCCGGCCGGCCGGGCCGCCGAGGCTCCAGCGCACATCGAGCACCCGCACGCGGGCGCCTGCTGCGGCGTCCTGCAGCAGGGCGGCGAGCTCGTCGGCGGTCACGAGGGGGTGCGGCATCCGTCATTCTCCAATCGGGGCGGCTCCATCGACCTGGCCGAC carries:
- a CDS encoding sulfurtransferase is translated as MPHPLVTADELAALLQDAAAGARVRVLDVRWSLGGPAGRPLFDAGHIPGAVYVDLDTELAGHGEPRDGRHPLPDMADFQAAARGWGLNDGDTVVVYDDWRSHAAVRAWWLLRYAGVADVRVLDGALPAWLAAGRPLATSADATTAPAPGTLTVVPGGLPVLTTEQAGALPDSGVLLDARAAERYRGDVEPIDPRAGHIPGALSAPTAGNLDAEGRFLEAAALRERYEALGVTDAAPVGVYCGSGITAAHDALALTLAGFAPALFPGSWSAWANRAELPVATGPASA